Proteins from one Halovivax limisalsi genomic window:
- the hisF gene encoding imidazole glycerol phosphate synthase subunit HisF, whose amino-acid sequence MALTKRIIPCIDVDLDDDGDAAVYTGVNFENLEYTGDPVEMARAYNDAGADEFVFLDITASAEGRETMLDVVEAVADEVFIPLTVGGGIRTVEDIAETLRAGADKVSITTGALERPELITEGAEAFGSQCIVISVDARRRYDDGGEHYVDVDGESCWFECTKRGGREGTGIDVVEWAADADRRGAGELFVNSIDRDGTKDGYDLALTRAVCEAVETPVIASSGCGGPEDMYDVFTEAGADAALAASIFHYGEYSIEETKAHLRDRGIEIRT is encoded by the coding sequence ATGGCCCTGACCAAGCGAATCATCCCCTGCATCGACGTCGATCTCGACGACGACGGCGACGCGGCCGTCTACACGGGGGTCAACTTCGAGAACCTGGAGTACACGGGCGACCCCGTCGAGATGGCCCGGGCGTACAACGACGCGGGCGCCGACGAGTTCGTCTTCCTGGACATCACGGCCTCCGCCGAGGGCCGCGAGACGATGCTCGACGTCGTCGAGGCCGTCGCCGACGAGGTGTTCATCCCGCTGACGGTCGGCGGCGGCATTCGGACCGTCGAGGACATCGCGGAGACGCTTCGCGCCGGCGCCGACAAGGTCTCGATCACGACCGGCGCGCTCGAACGGCCCGAACTGATCACCGAAGGAGCAGAAGCGTTCGGCAGCCAGTGTATCGTGATCAGCGTCGACGCCAGACGCCGGTACGACGACGGTGGCGAACACTACGTCGACGTCGACGGCGAGTCGTGCTGGTTCGAGTGTACGAAGCGCGGCGGCCGCGAGGGGACCGGGATCGACGTCGTCGAGTGGGCGGCGGACGCCGATCGACGCGGCGCGGGCGAACTCTTCGTCAACTCGATCGATCGCGACGGGACCAAAGACGGCTACGACCTCGCGCTGACCCGCGCCGTCTGTGAGGCCGTCGAGACGCCCGTCATCGCCTCCTCCGGCTGCGGCGGTCCCGAGGACATGTACGACGTCTTCACGGAGGCCGGCGCGGACGCCGCGCTCGCGGCCTCGATCTTTCACTACGGGGAGTACTCGATCGAGGAGACGAAAGCCCACCTCCGCGATCGGGGCATCGAAATTCGAACCTGA
- a CDS encoding DNA-directed RNA polymerase subunit L, whose amino-acid sequence MELRVTEHTDEELAIEIAGEDHTFMNVLKGTLLEQDAIQAATYDINPEQSGGQTDPILTLKTDGTVEPIDALDAAAGDLRSKASAFRDAFEAA is encoded by the coding sequence ATGGAACTGCGGGTCACCGAACACACCGACGAGGAACTCGCCATCGAGATCGCCGGCGAGGATCACACCTTCATGAACGTGCTGAAGGGGACGCTCCTCGAACAGGACGCGATCCAGGCGGCCACCTACGACATCAATCCCGAGCAGTCGGGCGGCCAGACCGACCCGATCCTTACGCTCAAGACCGACGGGACCGTCGAACCGATCGACGCGCTCGACGCCGCGGCGGGCGACCTCCGATCGAAGGCCTCGGCCTTCCGCGACGCGTTCGAGGCCGCCTGA